Proteins co-encoded in one Setaria viridis chromosome 9, Setaria_viridis_v4.0, whole genome shotgun sequence genomic window:
- the LOC117841035 gene encoding ABC transporter G family member 11, whose amino-acid sequence MRKGGAAVGAAMVGREAAVAAVAAELEDSAGKAAGAAAPALSPLSETLWRDRAAAGGVLLGDVSARLAWRDLAVTVALGTGDTQAVLQGLTGHAEPGTITALMGPSGSGKSTLLDALAGRLAANAFLSGTVLLNGRKANLSFGAAAYVTQDDNLIGTLTVRETISYSARLRLPDKMPWEEKQALVEGTIIEMGLQDCADTVVGNWHLRGISGGEKRRVSIALEILMRPRLLFLDEPTSGLDSASAFFVTQTLRGLARDGRTVIASVHQPSSEVFTLFDCLYLLSGGKTVYFGKASEACEFFAQAGFPCPPMRNPSDHFLRCINSDFDKVKATLKGSMKTRFERSDDPLEKITTSEAMRRLINYYQHSQYHINAQQKVDEMARVKGTVLDSGGSQASFAMQAFTLTKRSFINMSRDFGYYWLRLIIYIVVTLCIGTIYLNVGTGYSSILARGACASFVFGFVTFMSIGGFPSFVEDMKVFQRERLNGHYGVLAFVISNTLSAMPFLILITFVSGTLCYFMVRLHPGFMHYLFFVLALYASVTVVESLMMAIASVIPNFLMGIIIGAGIQGIFMLVSGYFRLPHDIPKPFWRYPMSYISFHYWALQGQYQNDLKGLVFDNQDDELPKIPGEYILENVFQIDVNRSKWLDLAVLFSMIVIYRLLFFVMIKISEDVTPWVRGYIARRRVQNRRQRKVELAARSPSLRGYVVDVASLPADHP is encoded by the exons ATGAGGAAGGGGGGAGCGGCTGTCGGGGCGGCGAtggtggggagggaggcggcggtcgcggcggtggcggcggagctggaggaCTCGGCGGggaaggcggcgggggcggcggcgcccgcgctgAGCCCGCTCAGCGAGACGCTGTGGCGggacagggcggcggcgggcggggtccTCCTCGGTGACGTGTCGGCGCGACTGGCCTGGCGGGACCTCGCCGTCACCGTCGCGCTCGGCACCGGCGACACGCAGGCCGTGCTGCAGGGCCTCACGGGCCACGCCGAGCCGGGCACCATCACGGCGCTCATGGGGCCCTCCGGCTCCGGCAAGTCCACGCTCCTCGACGCGCTCGCCGGGCGGCTCGCCGCCAACGCCTTCCTCTCCGGGACCGTCCTCCTCAACGGACGCAAGGCCAACCTCTCCTTCGGCGCCGCG GCCTATGTGACGCAAGATGACAACCTTATCGGCACATTGACGGTTCGGGAGACGATCTCATACTCGGCGCGCCTCCGTCTCCCTGACAAGATGCCCTGGGAGGAGAAGCAGGCCCTGGTAGAGGGCACCATCATCGAGATGGGGCTGCAGGACTGTGCCGACACGGTCGTCGGCAACTGGCACCTGAGGGGCATCAGTGGTGGTGAAAAGAGGAGGGTCAGCATTGCCCTTGAGATACTGATGAGGCCCAGGCTGCTCTTCCTGGACGAGCCAACCAGTGGTCTCGATAG CGCTTCAGCATTCTTCGTGACACAGACACTGCGTGGGCTGGCGAGGGACGGCCGGACGGTCATCGCGTCCGTGCATCAGCCGAGCAGTGAGGTGTTCACGCTCTTTGACTGTCTGTATCTTCTATCGGGAGGGAAAACTGTCTACTTTGGGAAGGCCTCTGAGGCTTGTGAG TTCTTCGCCCAAGCTGGTTTCCCGTGCCCACCAATGCGCAACCCCTCGGATCATTTTCTCAGGTGCATAAATTCGGATTTTGATAAGGTGAAGGCCACTCTGAAAGGATCAATGAAGACGAGA TTTGAAAGGTCTGATGATCCGCTCGAGAAAATCACAACTTCGGAGGCAATGAGGAGGCTGATCAACTACTACCAGCACTCACAGTACCACATCAATGCGCAGCAGAAAGTAGATGAGATGGCCCGGGTT AAAGGAACAGTGCTGGACTCAGGAGGGAGCCAAGCTAGTTTCGCAATGCAGGCGTTCACACTCACGAAGCGATCATTCATCAACATGTCAAGGGATTTTGGATACTACTGGTTGAGGCTTATCATCTACATCGTCGTGACACTCTGCATTGGGACTATCTACCTAAATGTTGGCACTGGATACAGCTCCATTCTG GCTCGGGGCGCATGTGCTTCCTTCGTATTTGGCTTTGTCACATTCATGTCGATTGGAGGGTTTCCATCGTTTGTCGAGGACATGAAG GTCTTTCAAAGGGAGAGGCTCAATGGGCACTACGGTGTGCTGGCGTTTGTCATCAGCAACACGCTGTCAGCGATGCCGTTCCTGATCCTGATCACCTTCGTGTCGGGCACGCTGTGCTACTTCATGGTGCGCCTCCACCCGGGCTTCATGCACTACCTCTTCTTCGTCCTGGCCCTCTATGCCAGCGTCACTGTTGTCGAGAGCCTGATGATGGCCATTGCCAGCGTGATCCCCAACTTCCTCATGGGCATCATTATCGGCGCAGGGATTCAG GGCATATTCATGCTTGTATCAGGCTACTTCAGGCTTCCACATGATAtcccaaagcctttctggaggtACCCCATGTCATATATCAGCTTCCACTACTGGGCATtgcag GGCCAGTACCAGAACGATCTCAAGGGCCTGGTGTTCGACAACCAGGACGACGAGCTGCCCAAGATCCCCGGGGAGTACATCCTGGAGAACGTGTTCCAGATCGACGTGAACCGGTCCAAGTGGCTGGACCTGGCCGTGCTGTTCAGCATGATCGTCATCTAccgcctcctcttcttcgtcaTGATCAAGATCAGCGAGGACGTGACCCCCTGGGTGCGCGGCTACatcgcgcggcggcgggtgcagAACCGGCGGCAGCGCAAGGTGGAGCTGGCCGCCCGGTCGCCGTCGCTCCGCGGGTACGTGGTGGACGTGGCCAGCCTGCCGGCCGACCACCCCTGA
- the LOC117840267 gene encoding E3 ubiquitin-protein ligase HAKAI homolog, which yields MLQIRLSKIGSSDSGAAATGAAAAGGASAAAGVAAALGGGVPESVTVACPDHLIIADLPVAKSLGAVTTSAAAAARAIGRRSRRPLGERVHICSRCEFPIAIYGRLIPCEHAFCLTCARSDSSCYLCDERIQKIQSVKMMEGIFICAAPMCLKSFLKKADFESHVPEAHANLLQTNVEKEERNESDAPNISRASAGDTQRQSQMPEMSTARAPPRPGVSPTSTPHMQDREERSRYHQSREQTPLRPPMLSKPPSFHGRHSYPSGDTQAENNPPQGFDRYNWASQSRQESPGAATPLRQEPDHSTQDKQQLMANAPFMFPPIPPHQANFMMPMNMNQPMIPNAPFNYPLQQDGNPQYFAAPFQMRLQDTGSDQGSMSGVQPPGGPMSFPEGLQRPWAMGLMGGPFQSMALGQGMADGAGDPQGGGGMAFMQAGFGGIPDGSMNPGMSDRGDGRGVLAQMPMQMQMQMQMQMSLPPPPPTQPPSGSQQSFNRT from the exons ATGCTGCAGATTCGCCTGAGCAAGATCGGCTCGTCggactccggcgccgccgccaccggcgcggcagccgcgggtggcgcctccgccgcggcgggggtggctgcggcgctgggcggcggcgtcccGGAGTCGGTCACCGTTGCGTGCCCCGACCACCTGATCATAGCGGACCTCCCCGTCGCGAAGAGCCTCGGCGCCGTCacgacctccgccgccgcggccgcgcgcgccatcggacgccgctcccgccgcccgctcggGGAGCGCGTCCACATCTGCTCCCGCTGCGAATTCCCCATCGCCATCTACGGCCGCctc ATCCCTTGTGAACATGCTTTTTGTTTAACCTGTGCAAGAAGTGATTCCAGCTGCTATCT ATGTGATGAGCGTATTCAGAAGATACAGAGTGTGAAAATGATGGAAGGGATTTTTATCTGTGCTGCACCGATGTGTCTCAAATCTTTCCTTAAGAAAGCAGATTTTGAGTCTCATGTGCCTGAAGCCCATGCTAACCTCCTACAAACTAATGTAGAGAAGGAAGAACGTAACGAGTCAGATGCTCCTAACATCTCCCGTGCTTCTGCAGGGGATACTCAAAGACAATCTCAAATGCCTGAAATGTCTACTGCACGAGCTCCTCCAAGGCCAGGCGTTTCACCCACTTCAACTCCTCACATGCAAGATCGTGAAGAACGCTCCCGTTACCACCAGTCCAGGGAGCAAACCCCACTAAGGCCTCCAATGCTTTCAAAACCGCCATCATTCCATGGTCGCCACTCGTATCCATCAGGGGACACTCAGGCCGAGAACAACCCACCTCAAGGATTTGACCGCTACAACTGGGCTTCTCAGTCACGCCAGGAGAGCCCTGGTGCGGCAACTCCACTTCGCCAAGAACCAGACCATAGTACTCAGGACAAGCAACAATTGATGGCTAATGCACCCTTTATGTTTCCACCAATTCCTCCTCATCAGGCAAACTTTATGATGCCCATGAATATGAATCAGCCTATGATCCCCAATGCGCCATTCAATTACCCTCTCCAGCAAGATGGAAACCCCCAGTATTTTGCTGCCCCGTTCCAGATGCGACTACAAGATACTGGGTCAGACCAAGGTTCCATGTCAGGCGTTCAACCTCCAGGCGGTCCTATGAGCTTCCCTGAGGGGCTTCAGCGCCCATGGGCTATGGGACTGATGGGTGGTCCATTTCAGTCAATGGCCCTTGGGCAGGGAATGGCTGATGGTGCAGGTGATCCTCAGGGTGGTGGCGGTATGGCCTTCATGCAGGCTGGTTTTGGGGGCATTCCAGATGGCTCCATGAATCCAGGCATGTCAGATCGAGGCGATGGAAGGGGTGTTCTAGCACAGATGCctatgcaaatgcaaatgcaaatgcaaatgcagatgTCACTTCCCCCACCTCCACCTACACAGCCTCCATCAGGCTCACAGCAATCTTTTAACAGGACTTGA